The Raphanus sativus cultivar WK10039 chromosome 2, ASM80110v3, whole genome shotgun sequence genome includes a region encoding these proteins:
- the LOC108843862 gene encoding tetraspanin-3-like: MRTSNNLIGLVNFITFLLSIPILGGGIWLSNRANTTDCMRFLQWPLIVIGISIMVVSLAGFAGACYRNKFLLWLYLFAMFFVIAALIGFIIFAYAVTDKGSGRFVMNRRYLDYYLGDYSGWLKDRVTDDGYWGQIRSCVRDSGVCRKIGRRLHGVPETPLMFNFRRLSPIESGCCKPPTECGYTYVNETVWIPGGDMIGQNPDCMLWNNDQRLLCYQCSSCKAGVLGSLKQSWRKVSVINIVVLIILVIFYVIAYAAYRNVKRMDNDEPAGEARMTKSHPSHFEI, encoded by the exons ATGAGAACGAGTAACAATCTTATAGGCCTCGTAAACTTCATCACCTTCCTCCTATCCATTCCTATTCTCGGCGGTGGAATATGGCTTAGCAACCGAGCTAACACCACTGACTGCATGAGATTCCTCCAGTGGCCACTCATCGTCATCGGTATCTCCATCATGGTAGTCTCCTTAGCCGGTTTCGCAGGAGCTTGTTACCGTAACAAGTTCCTCTTGTGGCTTTACCTCTTCGCCATGTTCTTTGTAATAGCTGCTCTCATTGGTTTCATTATCTTTGCTTACGCGGTCACTGATAAAGGCTCGGGAAGGTTTGTGATGAACCGGAGGTATCTTGATTATTATCTCGGTGATTATTCGGGTTGGTTAAAGGACCGGGTCACGGATGATGGATACTGGGGGCAAATCAGGTCGTGTGTTAGAGATTCTGGAGTTTGTAGGAAGATAGGAAGACGTTTACATGGTGTTCCTGAAACTCCACTCATGTTTAACTTCAGAAGGCTTAGTCCTATTGAG TCAGGATGTTGCAAGCCGCCAACAGAATGTGGATACACGTACGTGAACGAGACAGTGTGGATTCCAGGAGGAGATATGATTGGACAGAATCCAGACTGTATGTTGTGGAACAATGACCAGAGACTGCTATGTTACCAATGTAGCTCTTGCAAGGCTGGTGTCCTTGGTAGCTTAAAACAGAGCTGGAGAAAAGTATCTGTGATCAACATTGTGGTTTTGATCATACTTGTTATCTTCTATGTGATCGCCTATGCGGCTTACCGTAATGTTAAGAGGATGGATAATGACGAACCGGCCGGTGAGGCTAGGATGACCAAATCTCATCCTAGTCATTTTGAGATTTGA
- the LOC108843863 gene encoding tRNA-splicing endonuclease subunit Sen2-2 isoform X2: MGPRWKFKDAEAKALAEPISKSVSELQLSLAKTESSGSLSSCNVLLAVEPEQADLLRRCCFGISAEKVKKWIQLSFEEAFYLLYILKCIKLTLQGRCLENEVEIWMYMRSKRPNFPVFFKAYLHLRSKNWVLRSGLQYGVDFVAYRHHPSLVHSEYSVLVQSGDSDRLRVWSDVHCAVRLSGSVAKTLLTLHVSGNSNREDVNLPMCLENYRVEEQTISRWSPELSREDETTTPKPKVTTNVSNLATP, from the coding sequence ATGGGACCAAGATGGAAATTTAAAGATGCTGAAGCAAAGGCTCTTGCAGAACCTATTTCCAAATCTGTCTCAGAGCTCCAGCTATCTCTAGCCAAAACAGAGTCATCCGGTTCCCTCTCGAGCTGCAACGTGCTTCTAGCCGTCGAGCCAGAGCAAGCTGACCTGCTCCGCCGCTGTTGTTTCGGCATATCCGCTGAGAAAGTCAAGAAATGGATTCAGTTGTCCTTTGAAGAAGCTTTCTATTTGCTCTACATCCTCAAATGCATCAAACTCACCCTTCAAGGTCGTTGCTTGGAGAACGAAGTAGAGATATGGATGTACATGAGATCAAAAAGACCGAACTTCCCGGTGTTTTTCAAAGCTTATTTACATTTGCGTTCCAAGAACTGGGTTTTAAGATCAGGGCTGCAGTACGGTGTGGATTTCGTGGCGTACCGTCACCATCCATCTCTTGTCCACTCTGAATACTCTGTTTTGGTTCAGTCTGGTGATAGTGACCGGTTAAGAGTGTGGTCTGATGTCCATTGTGCTGTTCGGTTAAGCGGAAGTGTTGCCAAAACGTTGTTAACTCTCCATGTCAGTGGTAATTCTAACAGAGAGGATGTGAACCTGCCTATGTGTTTGGAGAACTACAGAGTGGAAGAGCAAACTATAAGTAGATGGAGCCCAGAACTCAGCCGTGAAGATGAAACCACAACCCCGAAACCAAAAGTTACCACCAATGTGAGTAATTTGGCAACCCCATGA
- the LOC108843863 gene encoding tRNA-splicing endonuclease subunit Sen2-2 isoform X1, which translates to MTNLKQKHLSSMGPRWKFKDAEAKALAEPISKSVSELQLSLAKTESSGSLSSCNVLLAVEPEQADLLRRCCFGISAEKVKKWIQLSFEEAFYLLYILKCIKLTLQGRCLENEVEIWMYMRSKRPNFPVFFKAYLHLRSKNWVLRSGLQYGVDFVAYRHHPSLVHSEYSVLVQSGDSDRLRVWSDVHCAVRLSGSVAKTLLTLHVSGNSNREDVNLPMCLENYRVEEQTISRWSPELSREDETTTPKPKVTTNVSNLATP; encoded by the exons ATGACAAACCTTAAGCAGAAGCAT CTTAGTTCCATGGGACCAAGATGGAAATTTAAAGATGCTGAAGCAAAGGCTCTTGCAGAACCTATTTCCAAATCTGTCTCAGAGCTCCAGCTATCTCTAGCCAAAACAGAGTCATCCGGTTCCCTCTCGAGCTGCAACGTGCTTCTAGCCGTCGAGCCAGAGCAAGCTGACCTGCTCCGCCGCTGTTGTTTCGGCATATCCGCTGAGAAAGTCAAGAAATGGATTCAGTTGTCCTTTGAAGAAGCTTTCTATTTGCTCTACATCCTCAAATGCATCAAACTCACCCTTCAAGGTCGTTGCTTGGAGAACGAAGTAGAGATATGGATGTACATGAGATCAAAAAGACCGAACTTCCCGGTGTTTTTCAAAGCTTATTTACATTTGCGTTCCAAGAACTGGGTTTTAAGATCAGGGCTGCAGTACGGTGTGGATTTCGTGGCGTACCGTCACCATCCATCTCTTGTCCACTCTGAATACTCTGTTTTGGTTCAGTCTGGTGATAGTGACCGGTTAAGAGTGTGGTCTGATGTCCATTGTGCTGTTCGGTTAAGCGGAAGTGTTGCCAAAACGTTGTTAACTCTCCATGTCAGTGGTAATTCTAACAGAGAGGATGTGAACCTGCCTATGTGTTTGGAGAACTACAGAGTGGAAGAGCAAACTATAAGTAGATGGAGCCCAGAACTCAGCCGTGAAGATGAAACCACAACCCCGAAACCAAAAGTTACCACCAATGTGAGTAATTTGGCAACCCCATGA